The Paenibacillus sp. MBLB1832 genome has a window encoding:
- the def gene encoding peptide deformylase, whose product MAIRIIVKDPDPVLREKAVTVTKFNSNLHKLLDDMADTMYEAEGVGLAAPQIGILKRVIVMDCGEEHGGLIEMVNPEIVTSSGEQMGPEGCLSIPGLRGDVLRAMTVTAKGQDRHGNPIEVTGTELLARCIFHEIDHLNGVLFTDLAVKTYTADEEEEE is encoded by the coding sequence ATGGCTATTCGTATTATTGTTAAAGATCCAGATCCTGTGCTGCGCGAGAAGGCGGTCACAGTTACGAAGTTTAATTCCAATCTGCATAAATTGCTTGATGATATGGCAGACACGATGTATGAAGCGGAAGGCGTAGGCCTTGCTGCTCCGCAAATCGGTATTCTGAAGCGCGTAATCGTGATGGATTGCGGCGAAGAGCATGGCGGATTGATCGAAATGGTGAATCCTGAAATCGTAACATCCAGCGGCGAGCAAATGGGCCCTGAAGGCTGTTTAAGTATTCCTGGTCTTCGCGGTGATGTGCTGCGTGCCATGACCGTAACGGCGAAAGGTCAAGATCGTCATGGTAATCCGATTGAAGTGACAGGCACAGAGTTGCTGGCTCGTTGTATTTTCCATGAGATTGACCACTTGAATGGCGTCTTATTTACAGATCTAGCGGTCAAAACCTATACAGCCGACGAAGAGGAAGAAGAATAG
- the fmt gene encoding methionyl-tRNA formyltransferase has protein sequence MNIIFMGTPDFAVPSLQLLLAEGYNVTTVVTQPDRPKGRKRVLTPTPVKVEAEKHGIPVLQPVKLREAASVEQIRQLAPDLIVTAAYGQILPKSVLDLPKFGCINIHASLLPKYRGGAPIHHAVMRGEAETGVTIMYMAVGLDTGDMISHVALPIEDTDTTGTLFEKLSIAGADLLKRTLPDLLAGRIQAVPQNEADAVYSPNIRREDELLDWSRPALELWNHIRGLNPFPGAYTFWNGEVLKVWASLKPQAVTGREQSAAPGTVLSCSEQGIEVMTGAGSLWLTEIQPAGKKAMPIAEFIRGVQIPAGTVLGIEPRNTER, from the coding sequence GTGAACATTATTTTCATGGGCACGCCTGATTTCGCGGTGCCGTCCTTGCAGCTGCTCCTTGCGGAAGGCTACAATGTGACAACCGTCGTTACACAGCCGGATCGGCCGAAAGGACGCAAGCGCGTCTTGACGCCGACGCCAGTGAAGGTAGAGGCGGAGAAGCACGGGATTCCCGTGCTTCAACCAGTGAAGCTGCGTGAAGCAGCATCTGTTGAGCAGATTCGCCAGCTTGCGCCAGATTTAATCGTTACAGCGGCTTATGGTCAAATTTTACCGAAATCGGTGCTGGATTTGCCGAAATTCGGCTGTATTAATATTCACGCATCGCTGCTTCCGAAATATCGGGGGGGAGCGCCGATTCATCATGCTGTCATGCGCGGTGAGGCCGAAACCGGCGTAACCATCATGTATATGGCGGTTGGGCTGGATACAGGCGATATGATTTCGCATGTGGCGCTGCCGATCGAGGATACGGATACGACGGGGACGCTTTTTGAAAAACTGAGCATTGCAGGTGCTGATCTACTGAAGCGGACATTGCCAGATTTGTTGGCGGGTCGGATCCAAGCTGTTCCGCAGAATGAAGCGGATGCGGTCTACTCACCGAACATTCGCAGGGAAGATGAGCTTCTGGATTGGTCGCGTCCTGCGCTCGAGCTGTGGAATCACATTCGAGGTTTGAACCCGTTCCCAGGCGCATATACTTTCTGGAATGGGGAAGTCCTGAAGGTTTGGGCGAGCTTGAAGCCTCAAGCTGTGACTGGCCGTGAGCAGTCAGCTGCTCCAGGCACTGTGCTTAGCTGTAGTGAGCAGGGGATAGAAGTCATGACTGGGGCAGGATCGTTGTGGCTGACGGAGATTCAGCCCGCTGGCAAAAAGGCGATGCCTATTGCCGAGTTTATTCGCGGTGTGCAGATTCCTGCGGGGACTGTGCTGGGAATCGAGCCTCGGAATACGGAGAGATAG
- the rsmB gene encoding 16S rRNA (cytosine(967)-C(5))-methyltransferase RsmB — protein MRSARDAALDVLVRVEENQSYSNLLLNQVLQKHALERADAGLATELVYGTIGRRNTIDFFLERFVSKGLAKLEPWVRCLLRLSFYQLHYLDRIPDHAVVSEAVNIAKRRGHQGISGMVNGVLRAIIRSKDELTLPAALGDVKRIALGHSHPEWLVRRWIRQLGPELTEQICAANNEPPHVSIRANARRRSRLELLQQLQGSGLSAEASELAPAGILVQGAGNMALVPGFQQGDFSIQDESSMLVAEALDPRPGMKVLDCCAAPGGKTAHIAEKMDDVGQIWACDLHAHKQQLIADQAERLGLSSIQTLVMDAATLDEHFAEASFDRILLDAPCSGLGVIRRKPDLKWAKQEAEIEAISDIQYAILSRVHRLLKPGGVMVYSTCTIEQVENEGMVERFLAEHSEFELAPLPEDVFTRFAPEAAARGMVQILPQQFHSDGFFIARLRKREV, from the coding sequence ATGCGTTCTGCCCGTGATGCGGCGCTGGATGTGCTTGTTCGGGTTGAAGAGAATCAGTCGTACAGCAATTTATTGCTGAATCAAGTCTTGCAGAAGCATGCGCTGGAGCGGGCTGATGCGGGTCTGGCGACAGAGCTCGTGTACGGTACGATCGGACGTCGCAACACGATCGACTTCTTCCTTGAGCGCTTTGTCAGCAAAGGGCTCGCGAAGCTGGAGCCGTGGGTCCGGTGCTTGCTGCGGCTGAGCTTCTATCAGCTGCATTATTTGGACCGCATCCCCGACCATGCGGTCGTCAGCGAAGCGGTCAATATCGCGAAGCGCCGAGGCCACCAAGGCATCTCGGGCATGGTCAACGGCGTGCTGCGCGCCATCATCCGCAGCAAAGACGAGCTCACGCTGCCGGCTGCGCTCGGCGACGTGAAGCGCATCGCGCTGGGCCATTCCCATCCGGAATGGCTCGTGCGCCGGTGGATCCGTCAGCTCGGTCCTGAGCTGACGGAACAGATCTGTGCGGCGAACAATGAGCCGCCGCACGTGAGCATCCGCGCGAACGCGAGGCGGCGCAGCCGCTTGGAGCTGCTCCAGCAGCTCCAAGGCAGCGGCCTCAGCGCGGAAGCGTCAGAGCTGGCCCCGGCCGGGATCCTTGTGCAGGGGGCCGGGAACATGGCGTTAGTCCCCGGCTTCCAGCAAGGGGACTTCTCGATTCAAGACGAGAGCTCGATGCTCGTCGCCGAAGCTCTGGATCCGCGTCCAGGCATGAAGGTGCTGGACTGCTGCGCCGCCCCTGGCGGCAAGACCGCTCACATCGCCGAGAAGATGGACGATGTCGGGCAGATCTGGGCGTGTGATCTCCATGCCCACAAACAGCAATTAATCGCAGACCAAGCCGAGCGTCTGGGCTTATCGTCGATTCAGACGTTGGTGATGGATGCTGCGACGCTGGATGAGCATTTTGCCGAGGCGTCGTTCGACCGCATTCTACTGGATGCGCCTTGCTCGGGCCTCGGGGTTATTCGCCGCAAGCCCGATCTCAAATGGGCGAAGCAGGAAGCCGAAATTGAAGCAATAAGCGATATTCAATATGCGATACTGAGCCGTGTTCATCGCCTGTTGAAGCCGGGGGGCGTGATGGTCTACAGCACGTGCACGATCGAACAGGTGGAGAATGAGGGGATGGTGGAGCGTTTCCTTGCGGAACACAGCGAATTTGAGCTAGCTCCGCTGCCAGAGGATGTTTTCACTAGATTTGCCCCAGAAGCGGCTGCCCGAGGCATGGTGCAAATTTTGCCGCAGCAGTTCCATTCGGACGGATTTTTCATCGCAAGGCTTCGCAAGCGCGAGGTGTAA
- the rlmN gene encoding 23S rRNA (adenine(2503)-C(2))-methyltransferase RlmN, whose amino-acid sequence MGLKPYEKEKPFVYDLNWDEWQSWVKENGESAFRAGQIFDWLYIKRVFSFDEMTNLPKTLRDKLKEQFEFVTLSEITKYQSQDGTVKFLFELEDKNAIETVVMKHNYGNSICVTTQVGCRVGCTFCASTLGGLKRDLRPGEIVAQVVKAQKLLDETGERISSIVIMGIGEPFENYEATMNFLRVMIHPKGLNIGQRHITVSTSGIVPNIYKFADENLQVNLAISIHAPNDQLRSKLMPVNRRFPFVDLIEACKYYIAKTGRRITFEYALMGEVNDQPEHAEELALVLKEMPLSHVNLIPVNFVAERDFKRTPRDDIFTFQRILEKGKINATIRREQGSDIAAACGQLRAKHMESK is encoded by the coding sequence GTGGGTTTAAAGCCATATGAAAAAGAGAAACCATTTGTTTATGATTTGAATTGGGATGAGTGGCAGAGCTGGGTTAAAGAAAACGGAGAGTCCGCGTTCCGTGCGGGTCAAATTTTCGACTGGCTGTATATCAAACGCGTGTTCAGCTTCGATGAAATGACCAATTTGCCCAAAACACTTCGTGACAAACTGAAGGAACAGTTTGAGTTTGTTACGCTGTCCGAGATTACGAAATATCAATCTCAGGATGGCACAGTGAAGTTCTTGTTTGAGCTTGAAGATAAGAATGCGATTGAAACCGTTGTGATGAAGCATAACTACGGCAACAGTATTTGCGTGACGACACAAGTCGGATGCCGAGTGGGTTGCACGTTCTGCGCTTCCACGCTGGGCGGATTGAAGCGCGATTTGCGACCAGGCGAGATTGTAGCTCAGGTTGTCAAAGCACAGAAATTGCTGGATGAGACGGGGGAGCGTATTTCTTCCATCGTGATCATGGGTATTGGCGAGCCGTTCGAGAACTATGAAGCGACGATGAATTTCCTGCGCGTCATGATTCATCCGAAGGGGCTCAACATTGGCCAACGCCATATTACGGTTTCTACGAGCGGTATTGTGCCGAACATCTATAAGTTCGCTGATGAGAACCTGCAAGTGAATTTGGCGATTTCGATTCATGCGCCGAACGATCAGCTTCGCTCGAAGCTGATGCCTGTTAATCGCAGATTCCCGTTCGTTGATTTGATCGAAGCGTGCAAGTACTACATTGCGAAGACAGGCAGAAGGATTACGTTTGAATATGCCCTTATGGGTGAAGTGAACGATCAGCCTGAGCATGCGGAGGAATTGGCGCTTGTTTTGAAGGAAATGCCGCTGAGCCACGTGAATTTGATTCCAGTCAACTTCGTGGCAGAACGGGATTTCAAGCGTACGCCAAGGGATGATATTTTCACCTTCCAACGCATTTTGGAGAAGGGCAAAATCAATGCCACCATACGCCGTGAACAAGGCAGCGATATTGCTGCAGCCTGCGGACAATTGCGAGCGAAGCATATGGAGAGCAAGTAA
- a CDS encoding Stp1/IreP family PP2C-type Ser/Thr phosphatase, whose product MKMVSRTDIGKVRLVNEDRAAIHHQLNGLSLAIVADGMGGHQAGDIASQMAIDTIGAQLQSIHWGMSVEACKQLLREAIEKANEEIYAFASGQEKYHGMGTTVVAVIASQELLIIGHIGDSRAYKLTGESIQQLTEDHSLVYELVKNGQLTLEEADHHPRRNWITRALGTEPSVEVDLYEYTWRPDDVILICSDGLSGLVDDADILRVVRSYEQLEDAAEELIQSALREGGDDNVTVLLLAHDQDSDEKRGDGN is encoded by the coding sequence ATGAAGATGGTAAGTCGAACCGATATTGGGAAAGTCCGTTTAGTCAATGAGGACCGTGCCGCCATCCATCATCAGCTGAATGGCCTGTCTTTGGCTATTGTAGCGGATGGCATGGGCGGGCATCAGGCTGGCGATATTGCCAGTCAGATGGCCATTGATACGATAGGAGCACAGTTGCAGTCCATCCATTGGGGAATGTCGGTGGAAGCATGTAAGCAATTGCTGAGGGAAGCGATTGAGAAGGCGAACGAGGAGATTTATGCTTTTGCGTCTGGTCAAGAGAAGTACCACGGGATGGGAACGACCGTCGTTGCCGTCATTGCTTCACAGGAGCTTTTGATCATCGGACATATCGGGGATAGCCGTGCATATAAGCTGACAGGGGAATCCATTCAACAGCTGACCGAAGATCATTCTTTGGTCTATGAGTTGGTCAAGAATGGTCAACTTACGCTTGAAGAAGCGGATCACCATCCAAGACGGAATTGGATTACGCGCGCACTAGGTACAGAGCCTAGCGTGGAAGTGGATCTCTATGAGTACACGTGGCGTCCAGACGATGTTATTCTTATTTGTTCGGATGGTTTGAGCGGGTTGGTTGACGATGCCGATATCCTGCGAGTTGTTCGTTCTTACGAGCAGCTGGAGGATGCGGCGGAAGAGTTAATCCAGAGCGCGCTTCGCGAAGGCGGAGATGATAATGTAACGGTCCTTTTACTTGCACATGATCAGGATTCGGACGAAAAGAGGGGTGATGGGAATTGA